A stretch of Telopea speciosissima isolate NSW1024214 ecotype Mountain lineage chromosome 11, Tspe_v1, whole genome shotgun sequence DNA encodes these proteins:
- the LOC122644733 gene encoding F-box/LRR-repeat protein At1g55660-like: protein MALRSIRDMLSNLPEEILENICSSLSIRDVVRTSILSTNWRYKWISVPHLIFNDECIPVSDGSLGGHDKLVKIVNHVLLLHRGPSLPNVDVPRRLTYTYGHLKRISFRLNLEDMKEILVSICLLNSSPNLQELEIRLWNFRKYAIVPVMDLQEVNDQLECTFNKLRVINISELFGMEIELVLVKYILANSPMLVTMNISLAKWGIEVVPLLKELLQFKRASPQAEIV from the exons ATGGCTTTGCGTTCAATTCGAGACATGTTGAGTAATCTACCAGAAGAGATACTAGAAAATATCTGTTCATCTTTGTCAATAAGAGATGTGGTAAGGACTAGTATCCTGTCAACTAATTGGAGATATAAATGGATTTCAGTTCCACATCTCATATTCAATGATGAATGTATACCAGTTTCTGATGGTTCACTTGGTGGTCATGATAAACTTGTTAAAATTGTCAATCATGTTCTCCTACTTCATAGAGGCCCG TCCTTACCCAATGTTGATGTGCCGAGGAGGCTTACTTATACTTATGGTCATTTGAAGAGGATCTCCTTCCGATTAAACTTGGAGGATATGAAAGAGATTTTAGTTTCTATCTGTTTACTTAACAGCTCACCTAATTTGCAGGAACTTGAAATCAGG CTCTGGAATTTTAGGAAATATGCTATTGTTCCTGTCATGGATCTGCAAGAAGTAAATGATCAGTTGGAGTGTACATTCAACAAACTCCGGGTTATAAATATTTCTGAACTCTTTGGTATGGAAATTGAACTGGTACTCGTTAAATATATCCTTGCCAATTCGCCAATGCTTGTGACAATGAATATCAGTCTTGCAAAATGGGGCATTGAAGTAGTACCATTGTTGAAAGAATTGCTTCAATTCAAAAGAGCTTCACCACAAGCAGAAATTGTGTAA